The Pseudomonas protegens genome contains the following window.
TGCTGTTCTTCCAGCAGGCGGTTCTGCCGGTCGCGGATCAGGTCCTGGTCGCCGGGGTTGGAGGTCGGAATGGGCAAAGGGGCGGCGAACGCCATAGACAGCGGGGCTGTCAGCAGCAGGCAAGACAAGGCACGGCACAACCTCATCCCGAGGGTAGAGACAGACATGTTCGATCCTTCGAAAGGGCAGCAGGGGTCACGACAGGGCGGGGATGTTAATGTGCCATCATCTTGACGTCAAATAAGCGCAGAGCGCGCCGACAAACTGCACATCCCCCCAGAATCCGGACCGTGCAGCGGGTGCCGATACTAGATTTGCCCCGATCACCGACACATCAGACACTTCTGAATCTTCAGGAAAGTTTTCTTGGCAGCGGGCTGTTGATCGACCAGCAACCCAAGGAACTGGCCCACACCGAGAAAAAGCCCGAGTCGAGTCCGTGCTACCCCTTTTGCCAAAATGTATCCAAATGGATACGTTTTCTGCATTAAATATCTCATCCAGCAAACCCAGTCCTTTGCCAGATGGCACTCATCGCTGAAGGACTTGCGCGCAAAAATCTCCATTGCCCGCCGCATCGATCGCGCCGCAACAGGCAATCTGGGGGATGTGAAATCCGTGGGAGAAGGTATTTCGGAACTGCGCGTGGACGTGGGTCCCGGGTAACGGCTGTACTTCACCCAGCGTGGCGGCGCGATCATTGTGTTGCTGGCAGGCGGGGGCAAATCCTCTCAAGACGCGGACATTCGCCGGGCAAAGATATTGGCAAAGGATCTTTCAACATGACCCAGATATTGACCCACTTCGACATGGCCGAGTTGCTGGACAGCGACCAGGCCATCGCAGAATACCTGTCACAAGTGCTGGCCGACGGTGATACCGAGGAGTTTCTTCGAGCCATTGGCTACGTAGCCAAAGCTCGGGGCATGTCCCAGATTGCCCGGGATGCCGGGATGGGCCGGGAAAGCCTGTACAAGGCTTTTGCCCCGGGCTCAAAACCGCGATTCGACACCGTCTTGAAGGTCATTCATGCCTTGGGGATCGATCTGCAGGCCCAGCCAGGGCATGTGGAGAAACCCAAGGCCAGTTGAGCCATCAAGGCCCGAAGTACCTGAAAGCCAGCCAAAAAAAAACCCGGACCAGGTCCGGGTTTTTCGTTTACCGCTGGCGGCGGTTTTATTCAGCCGCCGGTGCCTGTGGCTTGCGGCGCTTGAGCGGCGCCAGGCCGTCCTGGCTGACCAGGCTGTCGCTTTTCGGCCGGTTGGCGGTCTTGCGCTTGGTCGGGGCCTTGGCCACGGACTTTTTCTTGTCGCCCTTGGCGTCGGTCTTTTTCTTCTTCACGCCAACGGCCTTGCCGGACGCCTTGACCTTTTTCGGGCCGCTGTAGGTGCCTTTGACTTCCTTGATGGTGCGGCGCTCGAAGCTCTGCTTGAGGTAGCGCTCGATGCTCGACATCAGGTTCCAGTCGCCGTGGCAGATCAGCGAGATGGCCAGGCCATCGTTGCCAGCACGGCCGGTACGGCCGATGCGGTGCACGTATTCGTCGCCGCTGCGGGGCATGTCGAAGTTGATCACCAGGTCCAGGCCGTCCACGTCCAGGCCACGGGCGGCGACGTCGGTGGCCACGAGGATCTTCACTCCGCCCTGCTTCAGGCGGTCGATGGCCAGCTTGCGGTCCTTCTGGTCCTTTTCGCCGTGCAGCACGAACGCCTTGTAGTCCTGGGCCACCAGGCGGCCATAGATGCGGTCGGCCATGGCCCGGGTGTTGGTGAAGACGATGGCCTTCTGGTAGGTCTCGTTGGCCAGCAGCCAGTTGACGATCTGCTCTTTGTGCTGGTTGTGATCGGCGGTGATGATCTGCTGACGGGTGGTTTCGTTGAGCTGGCTGACGCTGTTGAGTTGCAGGTGCTCAGGGTTGTTGAGGACCTTGGCGACCATCTCGCGCAGGCCGGAGCCGCCGGTGGTGGCGGAGAACAGCATGGTCTGCTGGCGGTTCGGGCATTCATCCACCAGCCGCTGCACGTCTTCGGCAAAGCCCATGTCGAGCATGCGGTCGGCTTCGTCGAGCACCAGCACTTCGACTTCCTTGAGGTCGAGGTTGCCGGCGTTGAGCTGCTCCAGCATGCGCCCCGGGGTGCCGATGAGGATGTCCGGCACCTTGCGCAGCATGGCGGCCTGGACCTTGAAGTCTTCACCGCCGGTGATCAGGCCGGACTTGATGAAGGTGAACTGGGAGAAACGCTCGACTTCCTTGAGGGTCTGCTGGGCCAGTTCCCGGGTCGGCAGCAGGATCAGGGTCTTGATGCTGACGCGGATCTTCGCCGGGCCGATCAGGCGATTGAGGATCGGCAGGACAAAGGCCGCGGTCTTGCCGCTACCGGTCTGCGCCGTCACCCGCAGGTCACGCCCTTGCAGCGCGAGCGGAATAGCCGCTGCTTGCACCGGCGTCGGCTCGACAAATTTAAGCTCGGCCACGGCTTTGAGCAGGCGTTCGTGCAGGGCGAATTGGGAAAACACGGGTGCTACCTCGAAGATATGCAAAAAAACAGCTGCATAGGGTAACGGTTTCGAGCGCGCAGGCCGAGTTTCTTTGTGCAAACGGTGGCAAAGAGTTGGTTTTTTGTTAGCCGATTTGTCCTTAACCGTAACTTTCCCAGGGTTAAATGCTCTAATCCTCCCCTCGTGCCTCATAGAAGAATCGTTTTAGCCCATGGATTTCAAACAGCTCTGGCTCAATACCCAGGACCTCTGGGGAGCCCTCGATCAACACCCCCTCCTGCACGCCGGCATCGGCCTGGCCCTGTTACTGGTGATCGCCCTGGTGCTCGGACGAGTGGCCCGCTACCTGGTGCTACACGCCGTCAGGCTGCTGGGACGCCAACCGGCGCTGCACTGGCTCAATGACCTGCGCCACAACAAGGTGTTCCATCGCCTGGCGCAGATGACCCCATCCCTGGTGATCCAGTTCGGCCTGCACCTGGTGCCGGAGCTGAGCAAGACCAGCCTGCTGTTCCTCGGCAACCTGGCCATGGCCTTCACCATCCTGTTCCAACTGCTGGCCCTGAGCGCCCTGCTCAATGCCCTGCTGGACATCTACGCGCGCACCGAACACGCCCGTACCCGCTCGATCAAGGGCTATGTGCAGTTGGCGAAGATGGTGCTGTACGTGTTTGGCGCGATCATCATCGTCGCCACCCTGATCGACCGCTCGCCGCTGTTGCTGCTGTCCGGCCTGGGCGCCATGTCGGCGGTGATCCTGTTGGTCTACAAGGACACCCTGCTGTCCTTCGTCGCCAGCGTGCAGTTGACCAGCAACGACATGCTGCGGGTCGGCGACTGGATCGAGATGCCCCAGGTCGGCGCCGACGGCGATGTGGTGGACATCACCCTGCACACGGTCAAGGTGCAGAACTTCGACAAGACCATCGTCTCCATCCCCACCTGGCGCCTGATGAGCGAGTCGTTCAAGAACTGGCGCGGCATGCAGCAATCCGGCGGTCGGCGGATCAAGCGCAGCCTGTACATCGATGCCAGCGGCGTGCGCTTCCTGCATGACGACGAAGAACAGCGGCTGAGCAAGGTGCGCCTGCTCACCGACTACATCGGGCGCAAGCAGGCCGAGCTGAAAAGCTGGAACGAAGCCCAGGGCAACGTCGCCGCGCTGTCGGCCAACCGCCGGCGCATGACCAATATCGGCACCTTCCGCGCCTACGCCCTGGCGTACCTCAAGAGCCACCCGGAGATCCAGCCGAACATGACCTGCATGGTGCGCCAGATGCAGACCACGGCCCAGGGCATTCCCCTGGAGATTTACTGCTTTACCCGCACCACCGCCTGGGTCGATTACGAGCGCATCCAGGGGGATATCTTCGATTACCTGCTGGCGGTGATGCCGGAATTCGGCCTGAACCTGTACCAGCAGCCCAGCGGCACCGACCTGCGGGCCGGTTTGCTGCCGGCGATAGCGGGCGCCAGCCATGTGCCGCAATTGGAGAAACACGCACTGTAAGCAAGTGTGGCGAGGAAGCTTGCTCCCGCTGGCGGGCAGCGCCCGCCCAAGGCGGCCAGGGCATGGCTTCAGGTCAATCGCACAAGCAGCTCTTGCGGCCACCACGGTGGCCGAGCGGGAGCAAGCTCCCTCGCCACAACGCTCTCAGCTGGCCTGCACAGGCCGGCCGCCGCGGCGGCTGATCCACACCGCCCCGAGAATCACCAACCCACCCAGCAACAAGCGCCCCAGATCTTCATGCTGGTTCCAGATCAGCAGGTTGACCAGCAGCCCCACCGGCACATGCAGGTTGTTCATCACCGCCAGGGTGGCGCCGGTCACCAGGCACGCGCCCTTGTTCCACCAGTACATGCCCAGGGCCGTGGACACCAGGCCAAGAAACAGCAGCACCGCCCATTGCAGCGGCGCATCAGGCAGGTAATGGGCCTTGCCGAACAGCAGGAACGCCGGCAACACCACCAGCAAGGCTCCCAGGTAGAAGTAGCCGAAGCGCCGGTAGTGCGGCAGGTCGCTGGGGTAGCGCGCCACCAGGTGCTTGTACAGCACTTGCCCGGCGGCATAGGTGAAGTTGGCCAGTTGCAGCAGCAAGAAGCCGATGAAGAAATCCGGATTGACGCTGTCGTAGCGGATCACCACCGCGCCCGCCACCGCCACCAGCGCCGCCAGCAGGCCCCAGGGATTGAAGCGCCGGTTCAGGGCGTCTTCGATCAGGGTTACGTGCAGGGGCGTGAGGATGGTGAACAGCAGCACCTCCGGCACCGTCAGCACCCGAAAGCTCAGGTACAGGCACACGTAGGTGATGCCGAACTGCAGCGCGCCAATCAGCAGCATGCCGCGCATGAAGGCCGGCTCCACCCGGCGCCAGCGGGTCAGCGGAAGAAACACCAGCCCCGCCAGCAGCACCCGCACCAGCACCGCGAAGTAGCTGTCGACATGCCCGGCCAGGTATTCGCCGATCAGGCTGAAGGAAAACGCCTGGATCAGGGTGACAAAAAGTAGGTAGCCCATGTTCGCCTCATCTTGAATGGCGGCGACGATAGCGGTTTTGCCCGCGCAGATGAAATCCCGGGCAAAAAAAAGCCCGATCTCGCTAGGCGTGCAATCGGGCGTCGGCACTGAAGGAGCAACCAGTGCAAAGGGAGGTTCGATGCGCGAACCGGCTTGAAGGGGATCCGCAGGCGCTACTTGAACACCCGGGGATTATCTGCGGATTAACGGCGCCGCAGAGCCCTTCGCTGAGCGGCGCCTCGGCTCAGGAATCGCCGCTCAGGCCACCTGGGCCAGCTTGGCGTTGGCCTGGTTCAAGCCCTTTTCATGGAAGTCGCCACCCAGGTTCAGGCCTTCGGCGTGAATGAACTCGACGTCGTGGATGCCGATAAAGCCCATCACCTGACGCAGGTAGGGTTCCTGGTGATCGGCGCTGCTGCCGGCGTAGATGCCGCCACGAGCGGTGAGCACGTAGGCACGCTTGCCGGTGAGCAGGCCTTGTGGCCCAGTGTCGGTGTACTTGAAGGTCACCCCGGCGCGCAGCACATGGTCGAGCCAGGCCTTCAGGGTGCTGGGAATGGCGAAGTTGTACATCGGCGCGGCCAGCACCAGCACGTCGGCGGCCAGCAGTTCGTCGGTCAATTCGTTGGAGCGCTGCAGGGAGTCCTGTTCGGCGGCGCTGCGCTGTTCGGCGGGTTTCATCCAGCCCCCCAGCAGGTTGGCGTCCAGGTGCGGCACCGGTTGGCGGGCCAGATCACGCACCGTGATCGAGTCGCCGGGGTGAGCGGCCTGCCATTGCTGGATAAAAGTCTGGGTCAGTTGCCGGGATACGGAATCCTGCTGGCGGGCGCTGCTTTCAATGATCAGGACGCGGGACATGGCTGAAGCCTCCATCGGGGTATGCGTAAGTCGATGGGGGGCAGATTAAACAGAGTGATATCGATGAAAAAGCGCAAATAACTGCTATAACCAATCAATAAATTCGTTTATAAGCACAGCCGGCCTCAGCGCAATTCCCGGGGCCGAGCCGGCTTCGATCACTTGGCCTGGCAGTTCAGTTCCAGGCGCAGCTTGATGATCTTGCGGTTGAACTTGGCGGTGACGTTCTTGCTCTGCCCCGCGGCAACTTCCACCTTGCGGTTGCGCGGCGACTCGGGGCCATTGCGAAACACCACCGAACACACGGCGTCGCTCTTGCCGAAGTTGTTCAGCTGGATGGAGCCGATGTCTTCATCGGTAGCAAAGGTGGTGTAGTCGATGCTCAGGCCGTTCAACTGCTTCTCGACATCGATGGGATAGGCCCAGGCGCCGAGGGGCAACAGCGCCAGCAACACACAACAGAATTTTCTCATTCGGCAGTCTCCAATAAGGAGCGCCAGCTTAGGACAAGAGGAGTCCCTCATGAAAGCGCCCCGCGTGACCCTGGATCAATGGCGCACCCTGCAGGCGGTGGTCGATCACGGCGGCTTCGCCCAGGCCGCCGAAGCCCTGCACCGCTCGCAATCCTCGGTCAGCTACACCGTGGCGCGCATGCAGGACCAGCTCGGCGTGCCGCTGCTGCGCATCGATGGCCGCAAGGCGGTGCTCACCGAAGCCGGCGGCGTGCTGCTGCGCCGCTCCCGGCAACTGGTCAAGCAGGCCAGCCAACTGGAAGACCTGGCCCACCACATGGAACAGGGCTGGGAAGCCGAAGTGCGCTTGGTGGTGGACGCCGCCTACCCCAACGCGCGGCTGGTGCGCGCCCTGACCGCCTTCATGCCGCAAAGCCGCGGCTGCCGCGTGCGTCTGCGCGAGGAAGTGCTGTCCGGGGTCGAGGAAGTGCTGCTCGAAGGCGTGGCCGACCTGGCCATCAGCAGTTTCAACATCTCCGGCTACCTGGGCACCGAGCTGAGCTCGGTGGAATTCGTCGCCGTGGCCCACCCGGAACACGCCCTGCACCGCCTGCAACGGGAGCTGCACTTCCAGGACCTGGAAAGCCAGCTGCAAGTGGTGATCCGCGACTCCGGCCGCCAGCAGCCACGGGATGTCGGCTGGCTCGGCGCCGAGCAGCGCTGGACCGTGGGCAGCCTGGCCACCGCCGCGACCTTCGTCGGCAGCGGCCTGGGTTTTGCCTGGCTGCCCCGGCACCTGATCGAACGGGAACTGCGCGAAGGCCTGCTCAAGGTCCTGCCCCTGGACCAGGGCGGCAGTCGCCACCCGACCTTCTTCCTCTATTCCAACAAGGACAAACCCCTGGGCCCGGCCACGCAGATCCTCGTGGAACTGCTGCGCACCTTCGACACCGCGCCCCTGGATGCGCCCTTTGCCGCCCCCGAGCAAGCCTGACGTCCACTCACCAGAACAGGAGTTCTGCCATGGCCTATTTCGAGCATGAAGGTTGCACCCTGCACTACGAGGAATACGGCCGGGGCGAGCCCCTGCTGCTGGTTCACGGCCTGGGCTCCAGCGCCCAGGACTGGGAAAAGCAGATCCCCGAGCTCTCGACCCGCTACCGCCTGATCGTCCCCGACCTGCGTGGCCACGGACGCTCCGACAAGCCTCGGGAGCGCTACAGCATCCCGGGCTTCACCGCCGACATCGTGGCGCTGATCGAACACCTGAACCTGGGCCCCGCGCATTATGTCGGGCTGTCCATGGGCGGCATGGTCGGCTTCCAGCTGGGCGTGGATCAGCCGCAACTGCTCAAGAGCCTGTGCATCGTCAACAGCGCCCCCGAGGTCAAGGTGCGCAGCGCCAATGACTACTGGCAGTGGTTCAAACGCTGGAGCCTGGCCCGGGTGCTGAGCCTGGCCACCATCGGCCAGGCCCTGGGCCAGCGGCTGTTTCCCAAGCCGGAGCAAGGCGAGTTGCGGCAAAAAATGGCCGAGCGCTGGGCAAAAAACGACAAACGTGCTTATCTCGCCAGCTTCGACGCCATCGTCGGCTGGGGGGTGCAGGAACGACTGGGCCGTATCACCTGTCCAACCCTGGTCGTCAGTGCCGACCACGACTACACCCCGGTGGCGGTCAAGGAGGCTTATGTCAAACTGCTGCCGGATGCACGGCTGGTGGTGATCGAGGATTCCCGACACGCCACGCCGCTGGACCAGCCGCAGCGCTTCAACCAAACCCTGCTGGACTTCACAACCACAGTCGACACCACCACCCAGGATCACTGAACCATGCTGAAAAAAATCGCCCTCGTCGCCGGCTCCGTGCTGTTCGCGGCCAACCTGATGGCCGCGCAACCGGCCAAGGCGCCCCACGTCCTGCTGGACACCAGCTTCGGCAAGATCGAAGTCGAGCTGGACCCGGTCAAGGCACCGATCTCCAGCAAGAACTTCCTCGACTACGTCGACAGCGGCTTCTACACCAACACCATCTTCCACCGGGTGATCCCGGGCTTCATGGTCCAGGGCGGCGGATTCACCGCGCAGATGGTGCAGAAAGACACCCGCGACCCGATCAAGAACGAAGCCTCCAACGGCCTGCATAACGTGCGCGGCACCCTGTCCATGGCCCGCACCTCCAACCCCAACTCGGCCACCAGCCAGTTCTTCATCAACGTCGCCGACAACGCCTTCCTCGACCCGGGCCGCGACGCCGGCTACGCCGTATTCGCCAAGGTGGTGAGCGGCATGGACGTGGTGGACCAGATCGTCAATTCCCAGACCACCACCAAGCAAGGCATGCAGAACGTGCCTGTGGACCCGGTGCTGATCAAGTCGGCCAAGCGCATCGACTGAATCCGCCAGCCTGTCCCGACGGCGGCGCCCCACCCGGCGCCCCGTCCGCTTTCAGCACAGGAGAGCCCGCACCCCGGGCTTCAATACCCCCATGCTCTTTCGTCGTTTTGAACAACTGATCGATATCTTCCGCGACGCCCCCAGCGCCACCCCACCCAATCGGGTCCTGCCGTTCTACTTCCACTACATCAAGCAAGTCTGGCCGAGCTTCGTCGCCCTGCTGGTGGTGGGCCTGTTCGTGGCCCTGATCGAGGTGTCGCTGTTCAGCTACCTGAGCACCATCATCGACCTGGCCCAGGGCACGCCCAGCGCCCAGGTGTTCAGCGACCACGGCCTGGAACTGGCCTGGATGGCGGTGGTGGCCCTGCTGTTCCGGCCGCTGATGGTGGGCCTGCATGACCTGTTGATGCACCAGACCATCAACCCCGGCATGACCAGCCTGATCCGCTGGCAGAACCACAGCTACGTGCTGCGCCAGAGCCTGAACTTCTTCCAGAACGACTTCGCCGGGCGCATCGCCCAGCGCATCATGCAGACCGGCTACTCGCTGCAGGACTCCTCGGTGCAGGTGATCGACGCCCTGTGGCACGTGACCATCTACGCCATCGGCTCCCTGGTGCTGTTCGCCGACGCCGACTGGCGCCTGATGATCCCCCTGCTGCTGTGGATCACAGGTTTCATCGGCGCCATGCGCTACTTCGTGCCGCGCATCCAGCAGCGCTCGGTGGACGCCTCCGACGCCCGCTCAAAACTCATGGGGCGGATCGTCGACGGCTACACCAACATCACCACCCTCAAGCTCTTCGCCCACACCCATTTCGAGCAGAGCTACGCCCGCGAGGCGATTGCCGAGCAGACCGAGAAAAGCCAGCTGGCCGGGCGTGTGGTCACCACCATGGACGTGACCATCACCAGCCTCAACGGCCTGCTGATCGTCAGCACCACGGGCCTGGCCCTGTGGCTGTGGAGCCAGTCGCTGATCAGCGCCGGGGCCATCGCCCTGGCCACCGGTCTGGTGATCCGCATCGTCAACATGTCCGGCTGGATCATGTGGGTGATCAACGGCATCTTCGAAAACATCGGCATGGTCGAGGACGGTTTGCAGAGCATCGCCCAGCCGCTGCAGCTCACCGACCGCGAGCAGGCGCCCAAGCTGGCCGTGGCCCAGGGCGGCGTACGCTTCGAGCATGTGGAGTTTCATTACGGCAAGGCCAACAAGGTGATCAGCGACCTCAACCTGGAGATCCGTCCCGGCGAGAAGATCGGCCTGATCGGCCCGTCCGGGGCCGGCAAGTCGACCCTGGTCAACCTGCTGCTGCGCCTCTACGACCTGCAGGGCGGGCAGATCCTCATCGACGGCCAGAACATCGCCGAAGTGACCCAGGAAAGCCTGCGCGAACGCATCGGCATGATCACCCAGGACACCTCGCTGCTGCACCGCTCGATCCGCGACAACCTGCTCTACGGCCGCCCCGACGCCACGGACGAGGAGCTCTGGGAAGCGGTGCGCAAGGCCCGCGCCGATGAGTTCATCCCGCTGTTGTCCGATGCCCAGGGCCGCACCGGCTTCGATGCCCATGTCGGGGAGCGCGGGGTCAAGCTGTCCGGCGGTCAGCGCCAGCGCATCGCCATTGCCCGGGTCCTGCTCAAGGACGCGCCGATCCTGATCATGGACGAGGCCACCTCGGCCCTGGACTCGGAAGTCGAAGCGGCGATCCAGGAAAGCCTGGAAACCCTGATGCAGGGCAAGACCGTGATCGCCATCGCCCACCGCCTCTCCACCATCGCCCGCATGGACCGCCTGGTGGTCCTGGAGCACGGGCGCATCGCCGAGACTGGCACCCACGCCGAACTGCTGGCCCACGGCGGTCTTTATGCACGCCTGTGGCAGCACCAGACCGGAGGCTTCGTCGGCATCGACTGATCTGTAGCCGCTGCCGCAGGCTGCGATCGGCACCGCAGGGGCCGCAGAACCTGCATCCGCGGTTTGCCTGGTCAATCGCGGCGGCCGCCTTGCGAGTCCTGCGGACTCGGTCACAGCCTGCGGCAGCGGCTACAGGGTGCTGATCAGTTACACAAAGTCGCCGCACAACGCGCCAGGGCCTTGGTTTCAAGGGCTCTGGCGTTTTTTTGGGCGGGCTGGAATTGCGCCAAAAGCCTGCTGTACTCACCCTAGGTTCCGGAGCGGAACCTGTAGTTAACCTGCGGGATGCATAACAGCTGTATCGCGTTGATAGGTTGACCTATCAAGGACTCCTCCATGTCTTTGTTCAAACGTTCCGTTACCGAAATGCTCGGTACTTTCTGGCTGGTCCTGGGCGGGTGCGGCAGCTCCGTGCTCGCCGCGGCCTTTCCCAATGTCGGCATCGGCCTGCTGGGCGTCGCCCTGGCCTTCGGCCTGACGGTGCTGACCATGGCCTTCGCCATCGGCCATATCTCCGGTTGTCACTTGAACCCCGCGGTGTCCGTAGGGCTGGTGGTGGGCGGACGCTTTCCGGCCAAGGAATTGCCGGCCTATATCGTCGCCCAAGTGATCGGCGGGGTGATCGCCGCGGCGTTGCTGTACTTCATCGCCAGCGGCAAGCCGGGCTTCGAGCTGGCCTCGGGGCTGGCCTCCAACGGCTACGGCGCACACTCCCCCGGCGGCTATTCCATGGCTGCGGGGTTTGTCTGCGAGCTGGTGATGACCTTGATGTTCGTGGTGATCATCCTCGGCGCCACCGACAAGCGCGCCCCGGCGGGACTGGCGCCGATCGCCATCGGCCTGGCCCTGACCCTGATCCACCTGATCTCGATCCCGGTCACCAACACTTCGGTCAACCCGGCCCGCAGCACCGGCCCGGCGCTGATCGTCGGCGGCTGGGCCTTGCAGCAACTGTGGCTGTTCTGGCTGGCGCCGATCCTCGGCGCGGTGATCGGCGGTGTGGTCTACCGCTGGCTGGGCAAGGAAGACAACTGACCGGCAGCGGCGAGGGTCACGCCTGCCGATAGGGCAAGGCGTCCCTCGCCTCCTCGGCATAGGCGCGAACCCCGGCCCGCTCCTGTTGCAGGAAGTCCTGCACCGCGGCGTTCAAGCCGGGGTGGCGCAGGTAATGCCAGGAGCGGGTGATCACCGGTTCGAAGCCGCGAATCAGCTTGTGCTCGCCCTGGGCGCCGGCGTCGAAACGCTGCAGCCCCTGGGCGATGGCGTACTCCATGCCCTGGTAGAAACAGGTCTCGAAATGCAGGCGGTCGAACTCCGCCAGGCAGCCCCAGTAGCGGCCGTAGAAACTGTCGCCGCCCACCAGGCTGAAGGCCATGGCCACCGGGCGCCCGCCCTGCTTGGCCAGGACCACGCGAATCGCTTCGGGCATGCGCTCGGCCAACAGGCTGAAAAAGGCCCGGGTCAGGTACGGCGACTGACGCCGCACCGCATAGGTGTTGGCGTAGCAGGCGTAGACGAAATCCCACTGCGCCTCGTCCAGTTCATGGCCTTCGAACCACTGGAAATCAAAGCCCTGCCCCGCCACCTGCTCGCGCTCCTTGCGCATCTGCTTGCGCTTGCGCGAGCTCAAGGCGTCGAGGAAATCCTGAAAGTCGCGATAACCGCGATTCTGCCAGTGGAACTGACAGCCCAGGCGCTGCTGCCAACCCGATTGCTGTTCCAGGGCGGCGTCGCTGAAGTCGTCGGTGAAGTTGATATGGGCACTGGAAAGCCCTTCGATCTCCAGATAGCCGGGCAGGCTTTTCAACAGCTCGAAGGCATCCGCCTGGGTCGCCGCCAGCACCCGCGCGCCACTCACCGGGCTGAACGGCACCGCCGTCAGCAGCTTGGGGTAATAGTCGATCCCGGCCCGCGCGCAGGCATCGGCCCAGCCGTGATCGAACACG
Protein-coding sequences here:
- a CDS encoding FMN-dependent NADH-azoreductase — its product is MSRVLIIESSARQQDSVSRQLTQTFIQQWQAAHPGDSITVRDLARQPVPHLDANLLGGWMKPAEQRSAAEQDSLQRSNELTDELLAADVLVLAAPMYNFAIPSTLKAWLDHVLRAGVTFKYTDTGPQGLLTGKRAYVLTARGGIYAGSSADHQEPYLRQVMGFIGIHDVEFIHAEGLNLGGDFHEKGLNQANAKLAQVA
- a CDS encoding ABC transporter ATP-binding protein, whose product is MLFRRFEQLIDIFRDAPSATPPNRVLPFYFHYIKQVWPSFVALLVVGLFVALIEVSLFSYLSTIIDLAQGTPSAQVFSDHGLELAWMAVVALLFRPLMVGLHDLLMHQTINPGMTSLIRWQNHSYVLRQSLNFFQNDFAGRIAQRIMQTGYSLQDSSVQVIDALWHVTIYAIGSLVLFADADWRLMIPLLLWITGFIGAMRYFVPRIQQRSVDASDARSKLMGRIVDGYTNITTLKLFAHTHFEQSYAREAIAEQTEKSQLAGRVVTTMDVTITSLNGLLIVSTTGLALWLWSQSLISAGAIALATGLVIRIVNMSGWIMWVINGIFENIGMVEDGLQSIAQPLQLTDREQAPKLAVAQGGVRFEHVEFHYGKANKVISDLNLEIRPGEKIGLIGPSGAGKSTLVNLLLRLYDLQGGQILIDGQNIAEVTQESLRERIGMITQDTSLLHRSIRDNLLYGRPDATDEELWEAVRKARADEFIPLLSDAQGRTGFDAHVGERGVKLSGGQRQRIAIARVLLKDAPILIMDEATSALDSEVEAAIQESLETLMQGKTVIAIAHRLSTIARMDRLVVLEHGRIAETGTHAELLAHGGLYARLWQHQTGGFVGID
- a CDS encoding alpha/beta fold hydrolase, encoding MAYFEHEGCTLHYEEYGRGEPLLLVHGLGSSAQDWEKQIPELSTRYRLIVPDLRGHGRSDKPRERYSIPGFTADIVALIEHLNLGPAHYVGLSMGGMVGFQLGVDQPQLLKSLCIVNSAPEVKVRSANDYWQWFKRWSLARVLSLATIGQALGQRLFPKPEQGELRQKMAERWAKNDKRAYLASFDAIVGWGVQERLGRITCPTLVVSADHDYTPVAVKEAYVKLLPDARLVVIEDSRHATPLDQPQRFNQTLLDFTTTVDTTTQDH
- a CDS encoding LysR family transcriptional regulator yields the protein MKAPRVTLDQWRTLQAVVDHGGFAQAAEALHRSQSSVSYTVARMQDQLGVPLLRIDGRKAVLTEAGGVLLRRSRQLVKQASQLEDLAHHMEQGWEAEVRLVVDAAYPNARLVRALTAFMPQSRGCRVRLREEVLSGVEEVLLEGVADLAISSFNISGYLGTELSSVEFVAVAHPEHALHRLQRELHFQDLESQLQVVIRDSGRQQPRDVGWLGAEQRWTVGSLATAATFVGSGLGFAWLPRHLIERELREGLLKVLPLDQGGSRHPTFFLYSNKDKPLGPATQILVELLRTFDTAPLDAPFAAPEQA
- a CDS encoding mechanosensitive ion channel family protein; this translates as MDFKQLWLNTQDLWGALDQHPLLHAGIGLALLLVIALVLGRVARYLVLHAVRLLGRQPALHWLNDLRHNKVFHRLAQMTPSLVIQFGLHLVPELSKTSLLFLGNLAMAFTILFQLLALSALLNALLDIYARTEHARTRSIKGYVQLAKMVLYVFGAIIIVATLIDRSPLLLLSGLGAMSAVILLVYKDTLLSFVASVQLTSNDMLRVGDWIEMPQVGADGDVVDITLHTVKVQNFDKTIVSIPTWRLMSESFKNWRGMQQSGGRRIKRSLYIDASGVRFLHDDEEQRLSKVRLLTDYIGRKQAELKSWNEAQGNVAALSANRRRMTNIGTFRAYALAYLKSHPEIQPNMTCMVRQMQTTAQGIPLEIYCFTRTTAWVDYERIQGDIFDYLLAVMPEFGLNLYQQPSGTDLRAGLLPAIAGASHVPQLEKHAL
- a CDS encoding peptidylprolyl isomerase gives rise to the protein MLKKIALVAGSVLFAANLMAAQPAKAPHVLLDTSFGKIEVELDPVKAPISSKNFLDYVDSGFYTNTIFHRVIPGFMVQGGGFTAQMVQKDTRDPIKNEASNGLHNVRGTLSMARTSNPNSATSQFFINVADNAFLDPGRDAGYAVFAKVVSGMDVVDQIVNSQTTTKQGMQNVPVDPVLIKSAKRID
- a CDS encoding DEAD/DEAH box helicase encodes the protein MFSQFALHERLLKAVAELKFVEPTPVQAAAIPLALQGRDLRVTAQTGSGKTAAFVLPILNRLIGPAKIRVSIKTLILLPTRELAQQTLKEVERFSQFTFIKSGLITGGEDFKVQAAMLRKVPDILIGTPGRMLEQLNAGNLDLKEVEVLVLDEADRMLDMGFAEDVQRLVDECPNRQQTMLFSATTGGSGLREMVAKVLNNPEHLQLNSVSQLNETTRQQIITADHNQHKEQIVNWLLANETYQKAIVFTNTRAMADRIYGRLVAQDYKAFVLHGEKDQKDRKLAIDRLKQGGVKILVATDVAARGLDVDGLDLVINFDMPRSGDEYVHRIGRTGRAGNDGLAISLICHGDWNLMSSIERYLKQSFERRTIKEVKGTYSGPKKVKASGKAVGVKKKKTDAKGDKKKSVAKAPTKRKTANRPKSDSLVSQDGLAPLKRRKPQAPAAE
- a CDS encoding addiction module antidote protein, which translates into the protein MTQILTHFDMAELLDSDQAIAEYLSQVLADGDTEEFLRAIGYVAKARGMSQIARDAGMGRESLYKAFAPGSKPRFDTVLKVIHALGIDLQAQPGHVEKPKAS
- a CDS encoding carboxylate/amino acid/amine transporter, with translation MGYLLFVTLIQAFSFSLIGEYLAGHVDSYFAVLVRVLLAGLVFLPLTRWRRVEPAFMRGMLLIGALQFGITYVCLYLSFRVLTVPEVLLFTILTPLHVTLIEDALNRRFNPWGLLAALVAVAGAVVIRYDSVNPDFFIGFLLLQLANFTYAAGQVLYKHLVARYPSDLPHYRRFGYFYLGALLVVLPAFLLFGKAHYLPDAPLQWAVLLFLGLVSTALGMYWWNKGACLVTGATLAVMNNLHVPVGLLVNLLIWNQHEDLGRLLLGGLVILGAVWISRRGGRPVQAS